In one Oryza glaberrima chromosome 2, OglaRS2, whole genome shotgun sequence genomic region, the following are encoded:
- the LOC127761493 gene encoding protein REVEILLE 1-like isoform X1 yields MEMACLQGNAMATDENGADDRAGGESTVDHLRSHMNYGDMDLSGEEHVPKARKPYTITKQREKWTDEEHRLFLEALQLHGRAWRRIQGMSHRTDRIFMAIDRNCPYSPVCRNVCVRLCVDAEHIGTKTAVQIRSHAQKFFSKVVRESSGSNTGSGGASAAAAAAAIQIPPPRPKRKPAHPYPRKVDGAAKKHVPALRQLEKPPLWMQSLSEQEEGSPTSVLTAAQIGTEALGGGFSNNSSGSGSLAPSAAGTDEHVDGGGSPASSVDREDGCLSPSIPTAELAMQAPNTKMSIATTDAKEASSEASVFRLFGKSVVVKDSEQLHLLNGSNIVTSGSVERATRNILVPSFAAAPEGSSSNPWPSSMQQFLYFLPRSDGFAAQPVMPWFSYNGSLPCALFYPAAAAAANQQCHRDSEGVEFRVSQREGSLTGSNTASSVVLGSSAAVPPAAAAAQNSDVAESRGQGNSREAAASPRLIKCESSASVTLLQRGFMPYKRCAAESELLRSEAAGGEEAVADGELTRLCL; encoded by the exons ATGGAGATGGCCTGTTTGCAG GGAAACGCCATGGCAACCGACGAAAACGGTGCCGACgatcgcgccggcggcgagagcacCGTGGATCATCTCAGGAGCCATATGAACTACGGCGACATGGATTTGTCAGGGGAAGAGCACGTGCCAAAG GCGCGAAAGCCGTACACGATCACGAAGCAGCGCGAGAAGTGGACGGACGAGGAGCACAGGCTGTTCTTGGAAGCCCTGCAGCTGCACGGCCGCGCATGGCGCCGTATACAAGGTATGTCTCATCGAACAGATCGAATTttcatggcgatcgatcgcaATTGTCCGTATTCGCCTGTGTGCCGTAACGTTTGTGTTCGTCTGTGTGTGGATGCAGAGCACATAGGTACCAAGACTGCCGTGCAAATCCGTAGCCACGCGCAGAAGTTCTTCTCTAAG GTCGTCAGAGAATCTTCGGGGAGTAACACCGGCTCGGGCGGCGCGTccgccgcggctgcggcggcggccatccagatccctccgccgcggccgaaGAGGAAGCCGGCGCACCCGTACCCGCGCAAGGTGGACGGCGCGGCCAAGAAGCACGTCCCGGCGCTCAGGCAGCTGGAGAAGCCGCCGTTGTGGATGCAGTCCCTGTCCGAGCAGGAGGAGGGCTCGCCGACGTCGGTGCTGACGGCGGCGCAGATAGGCACCGAGGCCCTGGGCGGTGGGTTCTCGAATAACTCGAGCGGCAGCGGGTCGCTGGCTCCGTCAGCCGCCGGTACGGATGAGCATGTCGACGGTggcggctcgccggcgtcgtcggtgGACAGAGAGGACGGGTGCCTCTCACCGAGCATCCCGACTGCTGAGTTGGCTATGCAGGCGCCAAATACTAAG ATGTCAATTGCAACCACGGATGCCAAAGAAGCATCCTCAGAAGCATCAGTCTTCAGGCTATTCGGAAAGAGCGTAGTGGTTAAGGATTCAGAGCAGCTGCACCTGCTTAATGGCAGTAACATTGTAACAAGTGGTTCAGTTGAGAGAGCAACCAGAAACATACTAGTACCTTCTTTTGCTGCTGCCCCAGAAGGGAGCTCGTCGAATCCATGGCCGAGCAGCATGCAACAGTTTCTCTACTTCCTTCCTCGATCGGATGGTTTCGCCGCGCAACCTGTCATGCCATGGTTCAGCTACAACGGGAGCCTTCCATGCGCGCTGTTctacccggcggcggcggcggctgcgaacCAGCAGTGCCACCGTGATTCAGAGGGCGTAGAGTTCAGAGTCTCGCAGAGGGAAGGATCGCTGACGGGCTCGAACACGGCCTCCAGCGTCGTGCTTGGATCGTCGGCGGCGgtaccgccggcggcggcggcggctcagaaTTCGGACGTCGCGGAGTCCCGTGGCCAAGGGAACagcagggaggcggcggcctcgccacGGCTGATCAAGTGCGAGAGCTCGGCGTCCGTCACCCTGCTGCAGAGGGGCTTCATGCCGTACAAGAGGTGCGCGGCGGAGAGCGAGCTGCTGCGATCGGAGGccgccggaggagaggaggccgtcGCCGACGGTGAGCTGACAAGGCTGTGCTTGTGA
- the LOC127764365 gene encoding serine/threonine-protein phosphatase 7 long form homolog, whose amino-acid sequence MVGMSVDRFLIGALVERWRPKTNTFHLPVGEMTVSLQDVSCLWGLPIQGEPIIGKSEGPWVDEIETLLGVTPGKQVMKQKKRKADGDLESGGKMTSSNYSIILKKLQDQFKEMPENATKEQIEHYTRAFILDILGSMIFPDTSGDGVPAMYLQFLLDLDKPKEYNWGAATLAVLYRQLSFGAERERLEMAGPLVLLQHWCWSRLRPGRPVDQDRNPISWEEPDPESCPTFGAKWCGQELYPLPHNSGVAFYWNLLDQVQDNEVSWEPYNGLLMSMPRRVRAERAFWYSRVPLIHFWIIEFHYPDRVMRQLGRKQTIPPPPPHDESKLRQLHKINHTGKPRDWRKLHAEYVNQYNRIWQSMVDEEQHFDQASLPQYRHWFQQYGMYTVFLDARSAQGLWDPIPYPLDNFDWTSYIPSGPPLSRLALRFIKQVAWGIKCAMSRGWRKIGKILICTCYNNVQDINMEAKLSNMLSESGLPLCVDDIRSDDSASPFSTPKPIKPEEINMDVMDDWLYSNRGFTRYLSLGTDSDVLESQDKH is encoded by the exons ATGGTTGGGATGAGTGTTGATAGATTTCTAATTGGAGCATTAGTAGAGAGATGGCGGcctaagactaacacatttcACTTACCAGTTGGAGAGATGACAGTTAGCCTACAAGATGTGAGTTGTCTATGGGGCTTACCAATTCAAGGTGAGCCTATTATAGGCAAGTCAGAGGGGCCATGGGTTGATGAAATTGAGACATTACTAGGAGTTACTCCAGGAAAACAAGTGATGAAGCAAAAAAAGCGAAAGGCGGACGGTGACTTGGAAAGCGGGGGAAAGATGACATCTTCTAACTACTCCATCATCTTAAAGAAATTACAAGATCAGTTCAAGGAGATGCCAGAAAATGCAACAAAAGAACAAATTGAACATTACACTAGGGCATTCATTTTGGATATTCTTGGGTCAATGATTTTCCCGGATACATCAGGAGATGGAGTGCCTGCAATGTACCTGCAATTCCTTCTGGATCTTGATAAACCAAAGGAGTACAACTGGGGGGCAGCAACTCTTGCCGTGCTATATAGACAATTAAGCTTCGGTGCAGAACGAGAGAGATTGGAGATGGCTGGTCCATTAGTGCTTCTGCAGCATTGGTGTTGGTCGCGGTTGAGACCAGGACGACCAGTGGATCAAGATAGGAACCCTATTAGTTGGGAAGAGCCAGACCCTGAGAGTTGTCCTACATTTGGAGCAAAATGGTGTGGCCAGGAACTTTATCCTCTGCCACATAACTCGGGTGTTGCGTTTTATTGGAATTTGCTGGATCAAGTTCAAGACAATGAGGTCTCTTGGGAACCATATAATGGACTATTGATGTCCATGCCAAGAAGAGTTAGAGCTGAACGTGCTTTCTGGTATAGTCGAGTACCTCTCATCCATTTTTGGATCATTGAATTTCATTATCCAGATAGAGTGATGAGACAACTAGGGAGAAAGCAAACCattccacctcctcccccacaTGATGAGAGCAAGCTTCGTCAACTccataaaataaatcatacaGGGAAACCACGTGATTGGAGGAAGCTCCACGCAGAATATGTTAACCAATACAATAGAATTTGGCAAAGCATGGTTGATGAGGAGCAACATTTTGACCAGGCAAGTTTGCCACAATATCGTCATTGGTTTCAACAGTATGGGATGTACACTGTTTTTTTGGATGCTCGGTCCGCTCAAGGTTTGTGGGATCCCATCCCTTATCCACTGGATAATTTCGATTGGACCAGTTACATACCCAGTGGTCCACCTCTCTCCCGATTG GCTCTACGTTTTATCAAACAAGTTGCGTGGGGAATTAAATGTGCTATGAGCAGAGGATGGAGAAAGATAGGCAAGATTCTTATCTGTACATGTTACAATAACGTCCAGGATATCAATATGGAGGCTAAGTTAAGCAACATGCTAAGCGAGTCAGGTCTACCTTTATGTGTAGATGACATTCGATCTGATGATAGTGCATCACCATTTTCTACCCCTAAACCAATTAAACCTGAGGAGATAAACATGGATGTGATGGATGACTGGTTGTACTCAAACAGGGGATTTACAAGATACCTTAGTTTAGGTACAGATTCTGATGTGCTGGAATCTCAGGATAAACATTGA
- the LOC127761493 gene encoding protein REVEILLE 1-like isoform X2, with amino-acid sequence MEMACLQGNAMATDENGADDRAGGESTVDHLRSHMNYGDMDLSGEEHVPKARKPYTITKQREKWTDEEHRLFLEALQLHGRAWRRIQEHIGTKTAVQIRSHAQKFFSKVVRESSGSNTGSGGASAAAAAAAIQIPPPRPKRKPAHPYPRKVDGAAKKHVPALRQLEKPPLWMQSLSEQEEGSPTSVLTAAQIGTEALGGGFSNNSSGSGSLAPSAAGTDEHVDGGGSPASSVDREDGCLSPSIPTAELAMQAPNTKMSIATTDAKEASSEASVFRLFGKSVVVKDSEQLHLLNGSNIVTSGSVERATRNILVPSFAAAPEGSSSNPWPSSMQQFLYFLPRSDGFAAQPVMPWFSYNGSLPCALFYPAAAAAANQQCHRDSEGVEFRVSQREGSLTGSNTASSVVLGSSAAVPPAAAAAQNSDVAESRGQGNSREAAASPRLIKCESSASVTLLQRGFMPYKRCAAESELLRSEAAGGEEAVADGELTRLCL; translated from the exons ATGGAGATGGCCTGTTTGCAG GGAAACGCCATGGCAACCGACGAAAACGGTGCCGACgatcgcgccggcggcgagagcacCGTGGATCATCTCAGGAGCCATATGAACTACGGCGACATGGATTTGTCAGGGGAAGAGCACGTGCCAAAG GCGCGAAAGCCGTACACGATCACGAAGCAGCGCGAGAAGTGGACGGACGAGGAGCACAGGCTGTTCTTGGAAGCCCTGCAGCTGCACGGCCGCGCATGGCGCCGTATACAAG AGCACATAGGTACCAAGACTGCCGTGCAAATCCGTAGCCACGCGCAGAAGTTCTTCTCTAAG GTCGTCAGAGAATCTTCGGGGAGTAACACCGGCTCGGGCGGCGCGTccgccgcggctgcggcggcggccatccagatccctccgccgcggccgaaGAGGAAGCCGGCGCACCCGTACCCGCGCAAGGTGGACGGCGCGGCCAAGAAGCACGTCCCGGCGCTCAGGCAGCTGGAGAAGCCGCCGTTGTGGATGCAGTCCCTGTCCGAGCAGGAGGAGGGCTCGCCGACGTCGGTGCTGACGGCGGCGCAGATAGGCACCGAGGCCCTGGGCGGTGGGTTCTCGAATAACTCGAGCGGCAGCGGGTCGCTGGCTCCGTCAGCCGCCGGTACGGATGAGCATGTCGACGGTggcggctcgccggcgtcgtcggtgGACAGAGAGGACGGGTGCCTCTCACCGAGCATCCCGACTGCTGAGTTGGCTATGCAGGCGCCAAATACTAAG ATGTCAATTGCAACCACGGATGCCAAAGAAGCATCCTCAGAAGCATCAGTCTTCAGGCTATTCGGAAAGAGCGTAGTGGTTAAGGATTCAGAGCAGCTGCACCTGCTTAATGGCAGTAACATTGTAACAAGTGGTTCAGTTGAGAGAGCAACCAGAAACATACTAGTACCTTCTTTTGCTGCTGCCCCAGAAGGGAGCTCGTCGAATCCATGGCCGAGCAGCATGCAACAGTTTCTCTACTTCCTTCCTCGATCGGATGGTTTCGCCGCGCAACCTGTCATGCCATGGTTCAGCTACAACGGGAGCCTTCCATGCGCGCTGTTctacccggcggcggcggcggctgcgaacCAGCAGTGCCACCGTGATTCAGAGGGCGTAGAGTTCAGAGTCTCGCAGAGGGAAGGATCGCTGACGGGCTCGAACACGGCCTCCAGCGTCGTGCTTGGATCGTCGGCGGCGgtaccgccggcggcggcggcggctcagaaTTCGGACGTCGCGGAGTCCCGTGGCCAAGGGAACagcagggaggcggcggcctcgccacGGCTGATCAAGTGCGAGAGCTCGGCGTCCGTCACCCTGCTGCAGAGGGGCTTCATGCCGTACAAGAGGTGCGCGGCGGAGAGCGAGCTGCTGCGATCGGAGGccgccggaggagaggaggccgtcGCCGACGGTGAGCTGACAAGGCTGTGCTTGTGA